From the Lemur catta isolate mLemCat1 chromosome 1, mLemCat1.pri, whole genome shotgun sequence genome, the window TAAGGGAGGGATTGAGTCTCTCAGAGCTTAGTGTATCTCCTCTTTGCATCTCCAGAGGGGACAGAGAAGACTTTGAGCCAGACTACTaactcttttccctttttaattcttacaactgAACTCATTGTTTGGTTCCCCCATGTTAAGCTATGAGCACAGTGTCCTTAAGCTATAGGAAGAcggaagagaaagagaggctcCTAATTCTGGAAATTTCATTAAGTCCTGTTCTTCTGTGATtattagtttcctcctctgtaaagcaAGGGTCTTGAACTAGAAGATCTTTGAGGTTCTTTCCACATCTATTACTCTATGATTCTATTTCTTAGGTAGTGTAGAAACTGGCTTTGCTGGAGGGGATGCTTTGTATTCAGAAGTAGTAAGAAACACGGGGCAATTGGCAAGTAAGGGCCAGGTTGTGAGGTCACTAATTCTGAGCTATGATGTTTCAATCCTGTATGTGAGAGCCAGAGACCCGTACTGTGAGCTCGAGCAGGCATGAGTGAATCACAAGCTGTAGAGAACACTTTCTGTCCTGATCTTTTCAGCTGAGAGACCTCACTGTTGCATGGCTCATTTGGACTTAATTCAAGGTCATATCAAAGAAGGAGGTGCACTTACGATAGTCGTTAGCTCTCTCTTTTGTAAGCATAAAGTTCTATCTGATTGATTTGATTTATGGGGGGGATGAAGGTGACAATTATGAGTAAAAGACACTCTGCAGCCTTGTTAGTAGGCCAACCTTACCCATCTCATGGCTTCTTCCATCTGGGGTGGCTTTTTTTAGCTGTTTCATTATCTATTTGTCTGTGGTAAGCTTATTGTCATTGTTGTCTTCGTGGAATTTTGGGTGCCACCAAATGAGCAGAGCCTTCGGCATCTGAATAGAAACTGAGCAGGAACAGCTGGTCCCTAGTGTATGACTTGTTGGGTCTTGGTAGTATCATTTCCTGGACAAAACCCTGAAATAGATTAAATGTGTCCTTTAAGACCATGATTCTATTTTTTGaattctgcttccttttcctACCCCTTTTCCTAGGTTTattgctctttctttccttctcagtgctttttgttcccttccttccccaacctcctctcttttacttaaaaaaaaatgttgcagaTAAATGCATTCCCACTAAAGTGTAAGTAACTGAGACTCTCCAGTGGAATCTATCCTCAGAGTATGTTCatttaatgaaaatcaaaacctaATTCAAGTGAATTGTGACATTTTAGTCACGTGTACTTTGGGGATGTATGTTTTTTAATAGGCACCTTCTAGCAGTTTGAAATAAAACCCAGGCAGCTCTGAATTCTGCCCGCTTGAAATACATGTTTCAGAAAGACTGGGAATCTCTGATCTGttcttcctgtttatttttctcctcatctttttGTTCTCATGTATCACCTCACTATTGATGCAAATGGCACAGAATGTAGAAgtttaggaaacaaaataaattcccTACAAATCCCTCTTGCTTACTTCCTTGAACATGCATCAAGTCTGCGGTGACCGCACCCTCTCAAGGCACACACCTGAACACATCCACTTACGTCTCAATAATTTATCAATAATCCATCAACCCAATTAAGGCTTATATATTCTTGGTGCTAGGTATTTTCTCTAGTTTCATAAacaggacattttaaaatcaaatataacttttaaaagtccATATGTAGaccgagcacagtggctcacgcctgtaatcccagcactctgggagaccaatgtgggtggattgtttgagctcaggagtttgaaaccagcctgaacaagagcgagaccccatctctactaagaaatagaaagaaattagctggacaactaaaaatatatagaaaaaattagccaggcatggtggcgcatgcctgtagtcccagctacttgggaggctgaggcagaaggattgcttcagcccaggagtttgaggttgctgtgagctaggctgatgccacggcactctagccccagtgacagagcaagactctgtctcaaaaaaaaaaacaaaagtccatATGTACTAATGCCAAATGAACGGTATAAGAATTATCACCTTAAATAACCATCCATTCTGGGATTCTCATTATGAATTTTTCAGCATTGACCTCAAGTAAAGGATTTTATACTCTAGTCAAGCCACATTATGTTGTTTACAGATATTGTGGAAAAACTAGTCTGTGTACAGTTCAGTATTTGATGCTGTACagaataaaataatcagaaactGTGTTCCAGGCTCAAGGAGTCTTCAGCCTTAATAAGAGGGAGAAAAGATTAACATGTATCAACTAacgagaaaaatgaaaaagatcatATAAAATGAAGTGCAACATAATCTGTGCTATTGGGTTTCAGAAGAGAAAAGTAATCACTCTAGGTTAAAGTATTAATAGACAGGAGAGATTTCATGGAAGATAAAGCAGTGGTGCTGGGTCATTGGGATTCTGACTGCCAAGTGGACACTGTGTTCAGTTCCGCCTGAGCGTCCTTGGTTCCACATTGTCTCCTCCGCCAATCTCATACAATTCTATCTGCCTCCTTCttgcccctccttccctctgttaGACTCAATAACAGAAACTCCCAGGAAACAAACATAATTTCTCTTCTAGCCCTGCAACAAGCTAGAATCTTTCTCTACGGGATCAACTTGCCAAAGGAACCGGTAAAGACCAGAATCCCATGACTGAGAATGGATGGGGAAAGAAATGAGAGATGGGGAAATgactgtgtgttttgttttgtgtttttaagtggctaccatgtgccaggtactatgtgAGGCTGTAGGAGATATTGTAATGGTGAGGAATGTGTTGGGTGAGAATTGTGAAACACCATGGAGATTGTAGAAACTACCAACGAGATtataaacaaagggaaaatattctagcactttaaatatattcttacatAAACCTTAGaaaattcttacattttctttttttttcacattgggAATCTGAGGTTAAATGAGATAGAGTAAATTGTAAGTGGAGAAGCAGGGACTTGAACCTGGGTCTTCAGACTCCACAGCTGATTGTGTTTTCATCAGATCATAGTTCCATTAACAGATAGAATGTCTGATGTCTTAACTTACATGTTAAGACAACTACTAATGTAGATGTCTCAACTTACATGTAGGGTTCACTCCTGGGAATAACTGTCATAAGGAAAACAGACCAATCTTAATCTTctcatttataatcttttattttttttaattttatttatttacttttttatttcagaatattatggggatacaaacgttttggttacataaattgcttttgtatcatttgagtGAAAGTTATCCCCCACATAGTatgcactgtacctgttaggtgcgAATTTACCTGTTCCCTTCTCCCCGGTCcctattttttatctttactgCAGAAGGGATTACACCAGATCTGAGATGGAAACCTTCTCTCTTCTGCTACTCAGCCTGGGGTTGGTGCTTGCAGGAGTTTCAGAAAGCATAATGGAGATAATTAAAGAAGAATTTACAGAGGAAGAGATGCAACATGACATGGCAAAAAGTGACCAAGAAAAACAGAGCATTGAGGTATTAATGAACTTCACCCTGTTAGATAAAAATACCAGCCTCAGCACATCCAAGGATATTATGTCTTTCCCATCACTGACATTCAGAAGATTACATTATAGTGTCCCCAAGGGAAACAGTTCAGGTGATGGTAAAGAGTGTTGCAATGACATGACAGTTTGGAGAAAAGTTTCAGAAGCTAATGGGTCATGTGAGTTGAGCAGTAACTTCATCCATGGCTCTTTGGAAGTGATCCATGGGGTCCACAAGGCCCCAGGCTGCAAGTTTGGACACAATCGTGGCATATGCTGCTGTGAGAGTCCAGAGCTGGAGAATACTATGCGCCAGCTCACTACAGGCAAACAACTCCCCAGATGCCAATACCACAGCATtacttcattaaagaaaatgttgacACTGCTGACAGGTCATTCTCTAATGAGCTGGTTAGTTAGTGGCTCTAAGTTGTAAATCCTACAGAGCTTGGAGACTGGGGTCTAACTAAAGAAGGACAtattcatgttcattttttttctttccttccattattCAGATCTACCCTTTAGCACTATAGTAAATTCTTGATTATGTATACTAACTGAAAGACTGAAAAATCCAAAATTGtgaataattcaattaaaatttataacTGATCCTGGAGtacagattctctctctctctctctctctctctctctctctctctctctctctctctctcacacacacacacacacacacacacacacacacacacacacacacacttttcttcTGAGCCAAATTGAATTCCACCCTAGCTGTACTATAAAGCCAAGAGGCTGAGTCCACTTAACTGGGCAAAATTAAGGAGAGGAGGCCCCAAACCAGTATGAATAATTAAGAGTTAATTGTATTGCCAATGAGGCTATTCAGAAAAATAGTAAATGAGTGAGAGAAATATTAGTATCATTGCTTCCCTTCAAAGAAGTGTGTGCATTgatgtgtgcacacacgcacgAACACTCACCCACACAAGGAGTCTGCCTGTCCTTTAGCAGTTGCCAGAGGAAAAAGATCTTTTGGCTTAGCAGGTGTTCTCAGTGTTCACAGCTCCAGCCTTATGCAGTCTCCATTCCTCCACCCTCATCCCCATCTTACAGGTTAATGTTAAGACAAGAAATACAGCTCTTATTGCAACTTTTTTCTCATGCAAAGTCTTGATACCCTGGGGCTATGGAGAGGAATGGCAAGCCATGGAGAAATAGATAAGGCAGAAAGATAAGAATAAGAAGTCTATGccaagtaccaggcaggattggTTTTCAGCATGAatgtttttctgatattttagtCAACTTTTCCActatcaattatttatttggaAGTCTTCATGGTTCAACATTCTGCATAAAGTATGAGCAGTTAtcttgtttattgatttgtgcCTACATGATCTGTTCCCTCCTAttcatcttccctccctcctgaaGCCACTCTTTCTTAatgttctaattttaaataaatgcatgtaaatGAATGTTGTGTCACTGGAACATTTTTCTTATTGTACATAACTCGTTACATGTTAGTTTCCCCAGCATTGATCATATTTGGTGCAGGATTCTCATTATATTGGAACTGCAAAACTCTGACAATCAACCAATATGCAGCATTACAGGAACATTTTAGTACCTTTGAGCTGGGTTTTCCTTGTCAGTGTGCTGGCTGCTTAAATAAATAATCACTGTGGATTTGGCCAAAGTCTGTAATTAGCACTCAATTTTCACTTGACAGCCAGAGGAGAGAGTGACTGATAGAGGGAAATACCTGGGTCCCAAAGGTCTCATCTCTGTAGGAGGAAAACCCAGCACCCAGGATGGGGATGTGCTCAAGTTCTACCCCAGGGATAGTTTCATGTGGCGACTCTGATGCTACCACCCACTCGCCAAATGGGAAGGGTGGGTTCCATCCACAGTAGAATGGTCTAAGCAGTCTCCTCTTGGTTCAAATTTAGTTCAGATTTGAGCAACTTCTTTCCTGTAGTAGGATTTCCGGTTCTGGTTGAGGGGCACATCAGCCCCAGAGGCAATAACTATTTAAGTGCTAGGGAGAGATTTTTTATAATGTGTAAGAAGAAGCAAACCCTGTCTAGTTTGGTATTAAGTACTGATTTTCTCACTCACCAAAAGAGAGGAGACAATACTCAGAATAGATACCTCTTTCTAGACCAGGAGGGTCCTTTGAAGAGGCTTAGTTAAGACCAAAACTTTCCACTTCTCTGAAAGAAGCAGGAGCTCTGGGTTCCAGCCCTTTGGAGCCTTGATTTCCCAGGCTCTATAGCATCCAGGAGCCATGCTATGAGGTCTGAAGGATGCCGAATGTGGAGGTGCGACGAACAGTTAGTGCCCCTCAGAGCTAACACTTCTCACCCTGGAAGGCTGTCACCCCTTTGACATCATGTGCATCCTAAGGTCCCTCATAAGGACGCTGGGCAGGGGATTTCACATGTTAAAATACTAAGTTTTTATGATGTCCCTTTTCTGCTCCCAAACCATAGAGGGCTCCTTTTTTCTCAGGCTGACTTTCAAGGCCCCTAATGCTCCATTCTCATCTTACCTAACCTGTCTCCAGCAAGTGTCTCTGTCATTTTGAGGCTACCCTC encodes:
- the RNASE11 gene encoding probable ribonuclease 11, with the protein product METFSLLLLSLGLVLAGVSESIMEIIKEEFTEEEMQHDMAKSDQEKQSIEVLMNFTLLDKNTSLSTSKDIMSFPSLTFRRLHYSVPKGNSSGDGKECCNDMTVWRKVSEANGSCELSSNFIHGSLEVIHGVHKAPGCKFGHNRGICCCESPELENTMRQLTTGKQLPRCQYHSITSLKKMLTLLTGHSLMSWLVSGSKL